The proteins below come from a single Larimichthys crocea isolate SSNF chromosome XIV, L_crocea_2.0, whole genome shotgun sequence genomic window:
- the LOC104937830 gene encoding myelin-oligodendrocyte glycoprotein-like isoform X1, with product MFAFTLTLWTVTVHVFTAARAAGTGQPHVIGSLMPIVAAPGDDVILPCHLEPFMNVEALTVEWSKPDLKPDPLDRLSRVEYVHLYRDRREVPDMKIQSYVKRTALFTDRLKHGNISLKILNVTVEDEGRYKCFIPKLNSPFKDSIVQLVVDPNLKETTTTETTLHPRTLQPPEPKNETNLTGGRSHLALLLVAVFWVVLVLGGGVGGYLFHRHKHHQQNLVKYDAASHTI from the exons ATGTTCGCCTTCACTTTGACTCTCTGGACTGTAACCGTACATGTGTTCACCGCGGCGCGGGCAGCCGGtacag GTCAACCTCATGTGATTGGGTCGCTCATGCCGATCGTTGCCGCGCCAGGCGACGACGTCATACTGCCATGTCACCTGGAACCTTTCATGAACGTTGAGGCACTGACGGTGGAGTGGTCGAAGCCCGATCTGAAGCCAGACCCCTTGGATAGGCTCAGTCGGGTCGAGTATGTGCATCTCTACAGGGACCGCCGGGAAGTTCCAGACATGAAGATCCAGTCGTACGTCAAGAGGACAGCATTGTTCACAGATCGCCTGAAACATGGGAACATATCGCTCAAAATTCTGAATGTGACAGTGGAAGATGAAGGAAGATACAAGTGTTTCATCCCAAAGTTAAACAGCCCCTTTAAGGATTCAATTGTTCAGCTTGTTGTAG ATCCAAActtaaaagaaacaacaacgACAGAGACAACACTTCATCCCAGAACTCTCCAGCCTCCAGAGCCAAAGAATGAGACAAATCTTACAG gtggtCGGTCCCATCTGGCTCTGCTCTTAGTGGCAGTTTTCTGGGTCGTACTAGTCCTGGGTGGTGGAGTTGGTGGATATTTATTTCATAGACACAAGCATCATCAACAAAAC CTTGTGAAGTATGATGCTGCCTCACATACAATCTAG
- the LOC104937830 gene encoding myelin-oligodendrocyte glycoprotein-like isoform X3: MPIVAAPGDDVILPCHLEPFMNVEALTVEWSKPDLKPDPLDRLSRVEYVHLYRDRREVPDMKIQSYVKRTALFTDRLKHGNISLKILNVTVEDEGRYKCFIPKLNSPFKDSIVQLVVDPNLKETTTTETTLHPRTLQPPEPKNETNLTGGRSHLALLLVAVFWVVLVLGGGVGGYLFHRHKHHQQNLVKYDAASHTI; the protein is encoded by the exons ATGCCGATCGTTGCCGCGCCAGGCGACGACGTCATACTGCCATGTCACCTGGAACCTTTCATGAACGTTGAGGCACTGACGGTGGAGTGGTCGAAGCCCGATCTGAAGCCAGACCCCTTGGATAGGCTCAGTCGGGTCGAGTATGTGCATCTCTACAGGGACCGCCGGGAAGTTCCAGACATGAAGATCCAGTCGTACGTCAAGAGGACAGCATTGTTCACAGATCGCCTGAAACATGGGAACATATCGCTCAAAATTCTGAATGTGACAGTGGAAGATGAAGGAAGATACAAGTGTTTCATCCCAAAGTTAAACAGCCCCTTTAAGGATTCAATTGTTCAGCTTGTTGTAG ATCCAAActtaaaagaaacaacaacgACAGAGACAACACTTCATCCCAGAACTCTCCAGCCTCCAGAGCCAAAGAATGAGACAAATCTTACAG gtggtCGGTCCCATCTGGCTCTGCTCTTAGTGGCAGTTTTCTGGGTCGTACTAGTCCTGGGTGGTGGAGTTGGTGGATATTTATTTCATAGACACAAGCATCATCAACAAAAC CTTGTGAAGTATGATGCTGCCTCACATACAATCTAG
- the LOC104937834 gene encoding low affinity immunoglobulin gamma Fc region receptor II — protein sequence MEITTLCAVVAALRVVPNRSQFFQYEEISLSCQQQGNSSEWTVKRNTSRKINQDCFTSWGTVNESICVTNTLYPADSGVYWCESAAGECSDPINITVTSGLVILESPALPVMEGEDVTLRCTSRMKSSSTLMTDFYKDGRLFWSSCTGNMTIYSVSKSDEGVYECNISGAGQSPDSRLTIKEKRPDLPNSPLEFDILLPVVVVSLSLLLLVSVLLFCLWRNHKDKDNPEVSYVDVVVVQDVQPKRIRDRSAAPTFYTKVKAGNT from the exons ATGGAGATAACAACACTCTGCGCTGTTGTTG CTGCTCTCAGAGTCGTTCCCAACAGGTCCCAGTTCTTCCAGTACGAGGAAATCTCTCTGAGCTGTCAGCAGCAGGGAAACTCTTCTGAGTGGACGGTTAAGAGGAACACATCTCGAAAGATAAACCAAGACTGTTTCACATCCTGGGGTACAGTGAATGAATCCATCTGTGTCACCAATACCCTTTATCCAGCAGACAGTGGAGTTTACTGGTGTGAATCTGCAGCAGGAGAGTGCAGCGACCCCATCAACATCACTGTGACCA GTGGACTTGTGATCCTGGAGAGTCCAGCTCTTCCTGTGATGGAGGGAGAAGACGTGACTCTGCGCTGTACAAGCAGGATGAAATCCTCCTCCACTCTCATGACTGATTTCTATAAAGATGGACGTCTCTTCTGGAGCAGCTGTACAGGAAACATGACCATCTACAGTGTTTCTAAATCTGATGAAGGAGTCTACGAGTGTAACATCTCGGGAGCCGGACAATCACCAGACAGCAGGCTCACCATCAAAG aAAAGCGTCCTGATCTGCCAAACTCTCCGCTCGAGTTCGACATTCTACTTCCTGTGGTGGTCGTGTCCCTCTCGCTGCTCTTGCTGGTTTCGGTGTTGCTCTTCTGCCTATGGAGGAACCACAAAG ATAAAGACAACCCTGAGGTCTCGTATGTTGATGTCGTCGTTGTACAGGATGTGCAACCAAAGAGAATCAGAG ATCGAAGCGCTGCACCGACCTTCTACACAAAAGTCAAAGCTGGAAAcacctga